In a single window of the Hippocampus zosterae strain Florida chromosome 6, ASM2543408v3, whole genome shotgun sequence genome:
- the LOC127602105 gene encoding homeobox protein Nkx-2.5-like, translated as MTHPGASTPFSVEDILKQQRGYENQVLESEQLAPVRDRNMQKKRLAHQAEVDNELKKVDTRIDSKGGSERGAGSRRRPRVLFSRAQVSELERRFHRQRYLSAAEREQLSLVIKLTSTQIKIWFQNRRYKCKRQCQDRSLELRGAYTCALDTLRGC; from the exons ATGACGCATCCTGGCGCGTCGACACCGTTTTCAGTCGAGGATATTTTGAAGCAGCAGCGTGGCTATGAAAATCAAGTTTTGGAGTCTGAGCAACTTGCTCCAGTGCGTGACCGCAACATGCAAAAAAAGCGTCTCGCACACCAAGCAGAGGTGGACAACGAGTTGAAGAAAGTTG ACACACGTATCGATAGCAAGGGCGGCTCCGAAAGAGGCGCGGGCTCTCGCAGGAGGCCACGCGTGCTCTTCTCCCGGGCTCAGGTGAGCGAGCTGGAGCGTCGCTTCCACCGGCAGCGCTACCTGTCGGCGGCAGAGAGGGAGCAGTTGTCCCTGGTCATCAAGCTCACGTCCACCCAGATCAAaatctggttccagaaccgcaGGTACAAGTGCAAGCGGCAATGTCAGGACAGGAGTTTGGAGCTG AGGGGGGCCTACACGTGTGCACTGGACACTCTCAGAGGCTGCTGA
- the LOC127601823 gene encoding homeobox protein Nkx-3.1-like, producing the protein MSDPVKPRTSFLIEDILSLKDNAAFVGKCCTQSREEWQEDAKTLSESTLVDHTASLDISCPGTSEPDGFASTEKPKRSRAAFTHLQVLELEKKFNHQKYLSAPERAHLAGMLRLTETQVKIWFQNRRYKTKRKQQASEFPKDTYNADKLDPIVFFSSFCRAYQYRPYLWDYGGAWRPALW; encoded by the exons ATGTCTGATCCGGTCAAACCTCGGACGTCTTTCCTCATCGAGGACATTCTCTCCCTGAAAGACAACGCGGCCTTTGTGGGGAAATGCTGCACCCAGTCAAGGGAAGAATGGCAAGAAGACGCCAAAACGTTGTCAGAGTCCACATTGGTGGACCACACGG CATCTCTGGACATATCCTGTCCCGGCACGTCCGAGCCGGATGGCTTCGCGTCCACGGAAAAACCCAAACGCTCTCGAGCGGCGTTCACGCACCTCCAAGTGCTGGAGCTGGAGAAGAAGTTCAACCATCAGAAGTACCTGTCGGCCCCCGAGAGAGCCCACCTGGCGGGCATGTTAAGACTGACCGAGACCCAGGTGAAGATCTGGTTTCAGAACCGCAGGTACAAAACCAAAAGGAAGCAGCAGGCGTCGGAGTTCCCCAAGGACACGTACAATGCGGACAAACTGGACCCAATCGTGTTTTTCAGCTCTTTCTGTCGGGCGTACCAGTATCGACCGTACTTGTGGGACTACGGCGGGGCCTGGAGGCCGGCGTTGTGGTGA